The nucleotide window TTCGCCCTTGGCCAGAACGCGGATGCCATCCAGCTTGCGGCGCACCAGCCCGCTTTCCACCAGCGTGTCCTCGGTGATGGTCTGGCCGGCGTCGATCTTCTTGGCGTCGATGAACTTCTGGATCATCCCCAGGTTCACGACGGCGAATTTCTTGCGGTTGGGCTTGTTGAAGCCGCGCTTGGGCAGCCGTTGATACAGCGGCATCTGGCCGCCTTCATAGCCGTTGATCGCCACGCCCGAACGGGATTTCTGACCCTTGATACCACGGCCGGCGGTCTTGCCCATGCCGGAACCGGGGCCACGGCCCACGCGTTTCTTGCGTTTGGTCGCGCCTTCGTTGTCGCGCAGTTCATGCAGTTTCATATCGCTTCTCCTAAGCCGGATGTGACCCCCGAAGCGATGGGGCCAACCACGGCATGTCTTGGTTCATGTGAATCGGGTCATGTCTGACCACCGGGGGCGTATAGACCCGTTGCGCCGGTCGATCAAGGGGGCTTGGTCGTCCTGCCCGCCCCGCGCCTGTCAGGCCTCTTGCGGC belongs to Roseovarius sp. THAF27 and includes:
- the rplO gene encoding 50S ribosomal protein L15: MKLHELRDNEGATKRKKRVGRGPGSGMGKTAGRGIKGQKSRSGVAINGYEGGQMPLYQRLPKRGFNKPNRKKFAVVNLGMIQKFIDAKKIDAGQTITEDTLVESGLVRRKLDGIRVLAKGEVTAKLTLDVTGASKSAVDAVEKAGGSLTVASAKAAE